From a single Endozoicomonas euniceicola genomic region:
- the oppB gene encoding oligopeptide ABC transporter permease OppB — MFTFALKRFAIAIPTLFILIALSFFLMQMAPGSPFTGDFNMPPEILANLEAKYHLDEPLWQQFVYYLNDLLHGDLGPSFKYKDYTVNELVAQSFPVSLTIGSIAFVITVLVGVSLGTIAALKQNSWIDYTVMTFSMIGVVLPSFVIAPLMVLIFSIALGWLPAGGWNGGSWENMVLPVAAMTILYIAAVARIMRSSMIETMNSNFIRTCRAKGLPKHKIILRHALKPALLPVVSYLGPAFVGIITGSVVIETVFGLPGIGQHFVNGALNRDYSLVLGLTIIIGSLTILFNAVVDILYGMIDPKIRMGG; from the coding sequence ATGTTTACATTCGCTTTAAAGCGCTTTGCCATTGCCATCCCAACGCTGTTTATTCTCATCGCTTTGTCCTTCTTTTTGATGCAGATGGCACCCGGCAGCCCCTTTACCGGTGACTTCAATATGCCGCCGGAAATCCTCGCCAACCTTGAGGCCAAGTACCACCTGGACGAGCCCTTGTGGCAACAGTTTGTTTACTACCTGAACGACTTGCTACACGGTGACCTGGGTCCGTCTTTCAAATATAAGGACTACACCGTTAATGAACTGGTGGCACAGAGCTTCCCGGTGTCCTTGACCATAGGCTCCATCGCCTTTGTGATTACGGTACTGGTCGGTGTCAGCCTGGGAACCATTGCCGCACTAAAACAGAACTCATGGATCGACTATACCGTTATGACCTTTTCCATGATTGGTGTAGTACTGCCCTCGTTCGTGATAGCACCGCTGATGGTACTGATTTTCTCCATCGCCCTGGGCTGGCTTCCCGCCGGTGGCTGGAATGGGGGTAGTTGGGAGAATATGGTGCTACCGGTAGCGGCGATGACCATTCTTTATATTGCAGCCGTCGCCAGAATCATGCGTTCCAGCATGATTGAAACCATGAACAGTAACTTTATCCGCACCTGTCGGGCTAAAGGTCTGCCGAAGCATAAGATTATTCTGCGCCATGCCCTGAAACCGGCGTTGCTGCCAGTGGTTTCTTATCTTGGGCCTGCCTTTGTCGGCATCATTACCGGCTCGGTAGTGATTGAAACGGTGTTTGGCCTGCCGGGTATTGGTCAGCACTTTGTCAATGGTGCTCTGAACCGGGACTACTCTCTGGTACTGGGCCTGACCATCATTATCGGTTCGCTGACCATCCTGTTCAACGCCGTCGTCGATATTCTCTACGGAATGATCGACCCTAAAATTCGGATGGGAGGCTGA
- a CDS encoding peptide ABC transporter substrate-binding protein, with translation MKKPSKALSLAGIPALTLAATIAATTANAAFVPAGTQLADVQELVRGNGAEPASLDPQKVEEVSGAAVVRDLFEGLVTQDLEGNTIPAQAESWEVSEDNKVFTFKIRDDANWSNGDPVTAEDFVFAFQRAVDPATASRYAWYVEIPTIINASDIIAGKAAVDSLGVKALDSKTFRVTLEKPVPYFIKMLAHQTMFPVPTKVVKKHGDQWTRVENIVSNGPYVLDQWVVNERIVLKRNRGYWNDRETVINKVTHLPIVSETAELNRYKAGELDMTYVIPSKHFSALQKEIPEEIKTSPQLGTYYYEFNTQVKPFDDVRVRKALSYAINRDAITKNITKQGQIPAYTFTPGAVAGFTPPATDYSQLTQNERNAKAKQLLEEAGYNKSNPLKLNLLYNTSEAHKDIAVAISYMWKSLGVQTTLENQEWKTFLDTKNDGKFDVSRAGWLGDYNEPSTMLDLKMSTHGQNDGKWLNDQYDALMNKSRTVTSDKEREALYVEAENLLAEGMPLAPIYQYVTSRLVKPHVGGYTTKNVEDNIYTRDLYIIKQ, from the coding sequence ATGAAGAAGCCATCCAAGGCTCTGTCACTGGCTGGAATACCAGCGTTAACGTTAGCTGCAACCATTGCAGCCACTACCGCTAACGCAGCGTTCGTTCCCGCAGGCACTCAGCTGGCTGATGTTCAGGAACTGGTGCGCGGTAACGGTGCCGAACCTGCTTCCCTGGATCCTCAAAAGGTGGAAGAAGTTTCAGGAGCCGCTGTGGTTCGAGACCTGTTTGAAGGGCTGGTTACACAAGACCTGGAAGGCAATACTATTCCAGCTCAGGCTGAAAGTTGGGAAGTTTCTGAAGATAACAAAGTCTTCACCTTCAAGATTCGCGACGACGCCAACTGGTCCAACGGTGATCCGGTTACCGCTGAAGATTTTGTCTTCGCCTTCCAGCGTGCGGTTGATCCGGCCACGGCTTCCCGTTATGCCTGGTACGTAGAAATTCCAACCATTATCAATGCTTCCGACATTATTGCAGGCAAAGCAGCGGTGGACTCCCTCGGCGTAAAAGCGTTGGACAGCAAAACGTTCCGGGTGACCCTGGAAAAGCCCGTGCCTTACTTCATTAAAATGCTGGCGCACCAGACGATGTTCCCGGTTCCAACGAAGGTGGTAAAGAAACACGGCGATCAGTGGACCCGTGTGGAAAACATTGTTTCCAACGGCCCTTACGTTCTGGATCAATGGGTAGTCAACGAGCGTATCGTTCTGAAGCGTAACAGGGGTTACTGGAACGACAGGGAAACCGTGATCAATAAAGTCACCCATTTACCCATCGTATCTGAGACAGCGGAACTGAATCGTTACAAGGCTGGCGAGCTGGACATGACCTATGTCATTCCATCCAAACACTTCAGCGCTCTGCAAAAAGAAATTCCTGAAGAAATCAAGACCAGCCCCCAGCTGGGTACTTACTATTACGAGTTCAACACCCAGGTAAAACCATTCGACGATGTTCGTGTACGTAAGGCGCTGTCTTATGCGATCAACCGTGACGCGATCACCAAAAACATCACCAAACAAGGGCAGATTCCCGCTTATACCTTTACTCCGGGTGCGGTAGCCGGTTTTACTCCGCCCGCAACAGACTACAGCCAGCTGACTCAAAATGAGCGTAACGCAAAAGCGAAGCAGCTGTTGGAAGAGGCAGGTTATAACAAGAGCAATCCCCTGAAACTGAACCTGCTCTACAACACCAGCGAAGCCCATAAAGACATCGCGGTCGCTATTTCCTACATGTGGAAATCCCTGGGCGTTCAGACCACGCTGGAAAATCAGGAATGGAAAACGTTCCTGGACACCAAGAACGACGGCAAATTTGATGTTTCCCGTGCAGGCTGGCTGGGTGACTATAATGAACCTTCCACCATGCTGGACCTGAAGATGTCCACCCACGGTCAGAACGACGGTAAGTGGCTTAATGATCAGTATGACGCGTTAATGAATAAGTCCCGCACTGTGACTTCCGATAAAGAACGTGAAGCCCTGTATGTAGAAGCAGAAAATCTGCTGGCTGAAGGAATGCCTTTGGCACCGATCTACCAGTACGTCACCAGTCGTCTGGTTAAGCCTCATGTAGGCGGCTACACCACCAAAAATGTAGAGGACAACATCTATACCAGAGATCTCTACATCATCAAACAATAA